A DNA window from Amycolatopsis sp. DSM 110486 contains the following coding sequences:
- a CDS encoding helix-turn-helix domain-containing protein: MSQGNTGVTDQVSTIDPEKLEACTLLEVLNRISGKWAIGILLEASQGPVRFTELERSVAGISRRMLTLTLRNLERDGLLERTVYPTVPPRVEYEATPMARELYGTLSGLVDWAQRHREAIAVSRDVYDAQ, from the coding sequence ATGTCCCAGGGGAACACCGGTGTGACCGACCAGGTCAGCACGATCGACCCGGAGAAACTCGAGGCGTGCACGCTGCTCGAGGTGCTCAACCGGATCAGTGGCAAGTGGGCGATCGGCATCCTGCTGGAGGCGTCGCAGGGCCCGGTGCGGTTCACGGAGCTGGAACGCTCCGTGGCGGGCATCAGCCGCCGGATGCTCACGCTGACCCTGCGCAACCTCGAACGCGACGGGCTGCTGGAGCGCACCGTCTACCCGACCGTGCCGCCGCGCGTGGAGTACGAGGCGACGCCGATGGCGCGTGAGCTCTACGGCACGTTGTCGGGGCTCGTCGACTGGGCGCAGCGCCACCGCGAGGCGATCGCCGTGTCGCGCGACGTCTACGACGCGCAGTAG
- the uvrA gene encoding excinuclease ABC subunit UvrA, with amino-acid sequence MADRLVVRGAREHNLRGVDLDLPRDSLIVFTGLSGSGKSSLAFDTIFAEGQRRYVESLSAYARQFLGQMDKPDVDFIEGLSPAVSIDQKSTSRNPRSTVGTITEVYDYLRLLYARAGKAHCPQCGELISKQTPQQIVDQVLDMDDGTRFQVLAPVVRGRKGEYLDLFQNLQQQGYARVVVDGKVHPLTDPPKLKKQEKHQIGVVIDRLSVKTSSRQRLTDSVETALRLADGLVELEFVDLPENDPHRVRGFSENLACPNGHPLAIEDLEPRSFSFNSPYGACPVCTGIGIRKEVDPELVVPDDELSLGEGAIAPWAGGQSADYFIRLLESLSEAIGFRMDTPWRQLPAKVQKAVLHGVDEQVHVRYRNRYGRQRSYYANFEGVIPFLERRQEQTESEYMRERYEGYMREVPCPTCQGTRLKPEILAVTLEHATQGERSIAEVCALSIDEASKFLDELVLGQRESMIAGAVLKEIQARLRFLLDVGLTYLSLDRASGTLSGGEAQRIRLATQIGSGLVGVLYVLDEPSIGLHQRDNHRLIETLTRLRDLGNTLIVVEHDEDTIRASDWVVDIGPGAGEHGGHIVHSGPYKKMLKSKESLTGAYLSGRRAIEVPAIRRPVDKKRQLTVVGAREHNLRGIDVSFPLGCLVSVTGVSGSGKSTLVNDILAQVLANKLNGARQVPGRHTRVNGLNTVDKLVRVDQSPIGRTPRSNPATYTGVWDHVRKLFAATTEAKVRGYQQGRFSFNVKGGRCEACAGDGTIKIEMNFLPDVYVPCEVCKGARYNRETLEVHYKGKTVSDVLDMPIEEAAEFFEPIKAIHRHLQTLVDVGLGYVRLGQPAPTLSGGEAQRVKLASELQKRSTGKTVYILDEPTTGLHFEDISKLIGVINGLVDKGNTVIVIEHNLDVIKTSDWIIDMGPEGGSGGGMIVAEGTPEHIAAVPESYTGEFLGHVLNPA; translated from the coding sequence GTGGCTGATCGCCTCGTTGTTCGCGGGGCCCGCGAGCACAACCTCCGCGGTGTCGACCTCGATCTGCCCCGCGACAGTTTGATCGTGTTCACGGGCCTGTCCGGGTCGGGCAAGTCGAGCCTCGCTTTCGACACCATCTTCGCCGAGGGGCAGCGCCGTTACGTCGAGTCGCTCTCGGCTTACGCGCGGCAGTTCCTCGGGCAGATGGACAAGCCCGACGTCGACTTCATCGAGGGCCTCTCGCCCGCGGTGTCGATCGACCAGAAGTCCACCTCGCGCAACCCGCGCTCCACGGTGGGCACGATCACCGAGGTCTACGACTACCTGCGGCTGCTCTACGCCCGCGCGGGCAAGGCGCACTGCCCCCAGTGCGGTGAGCTGATCAGCAAGCAGACGCCGCAGCAGATCGTGGACCAGGTGCTCGACATGGACGACGGCACGCGTTTCCAGGTGCTCGCGCCGGTCGTGCGCGGGCGCAAGGGCGAGTACCTCGACCTGTTCCAGAACCTGCAGCAGCAGGGCTATGCGCGCGTGGTCGTCGACGGGAAGGTGCACCCGCTCACCGACCCGCCGAAGCTGAAGAAGCAGGAGAAGCACCAGATCGGTGTGGTCATCGACCGCCTGAGCGTGAAGACGAGCTCGCGCCAGCGGCTCACCGACTCGGTCGAGACGGCGCTGCGGCTGGCCGACGGTCTGGTCGAGCTGGAGTTCGTCGACCTGCCGGAGAACGACCCGCACCGCGTGCGCGGGTTCTCCGAGAACCTGGCGTGCCCCAACGGGCACCCGCTGGCGATCGAGGACCTCGAGCCGCGGTCGTTCTCGTTCAACTCGCCCTACGGCGCGTGCCCCGTGTGCACCGGCATCGGCATCCGCAAGGAGGTCGACCCGGAGCTGGTGGTCCCGGACGACGAGCTGTCGCTGGGCGAGGGCGCCATCGCGCCGTGGGCCGGCGGGCAGAGCGCCGACTACTTCATCCGGCTGCTGGAGTCGCTGTCGGAGGCCATCGGGTTCCGCATGGACACGCCGTGGCGCCAGCTGCCGGCGAAGGTCCAGAAGGCGGTGCTGCACGGCGTCGACGAGCAGGTCCACGTGCGCTACCGCAACCGCTACGGCCGGCAGCGCTCGTACTACGCCAACTTCGAGGGCGTGATCCCGTTCCTCGAGCGGCGCCAGGAGCAGACCGAGTCCGAGTACATGCGCGAGCGGTACGAGGGCTACATGCGCGAGGTGCCGTGCCCCACGTGCCAGGGCACGCGGCTCAAGCCGGAGATCCTCGCGGTCACCCTGGAGCACGCGACGCAGGGTGAGCGTTCGATCGCCGAGGTCTGCGCCCTGTCGATCGACGAGGCGTCGAAGTTCCTCGACGAGCTGGTGCTCGGGCAGCGCGAGTCGATGATCGCCGGCGCGGTGCTCAAGGAGATCCAGGCGCGCCTGCGCTTCCTGCTCGACGTCGGCCTCACCTACCTCTCGCTCGACCGCGCGTCGGGCACGCTCTCGGGCGGCGAGGCGCAGCGCATCCGGCTGGCCACGCAGATCGGCTCGGGCCTGGTGGGTGTGCTCTACGTGCTCGACGAGCCGTCGATCGGCCTGCACCAGCGCGACAACCACCGCCTGATCGAGACCCTCACGCGCCTGCGCGACCTCGGCAACACGCTGATCGTGGTGGAGCACGACGAGGACACGATCCGCGCGAGCGACTGGGTCGTCGACATCGGCCCGGGCGCGGGCGAGCACGGCGGGCACATCGTCCACAGTGGACCGTACAAGAAGATGCTGAAGAGCAAGGAGTCGCTCACCGGCGCCTACCTGTCGGGCCGCCGCGCGATCGAGGTGCCGGCGATCCGGCGCCCGGTCGACAAGAAGCGGCAGCTCACGGTCGTGGGCGCGCGCGAGCACAACCTGCGCGGCATCGACGTGTCGTTCCCCCTGGGCTGCCTCGTGTCCGTCACCGGCGTGTCCGGCTCGGGCAAGTCCACGCTCGTCAACGACATCCTCGCCCAGGTGCTGGCCAACAAGCTCAACGGCGCGCGCCAGGTGCCGGGCCGCCACACGCGGGTCAACGGGCTGAACACGGTCGACAAGCTGGTGCGCGTGGACCAGTCGCCGATCGGCCGCACCCCGCGGTCCAACCCGGCCACTTACACCGGCGTGTGGGACCACGTGCGCAAGCTGTTCGCGGCCACCACCGAGGCCAAGGTGCGCGGCTACCAGCAGGGCCGGTTCTCGTTCAACGTCAAGGGCGGCCGCTGCGAGGCGTGCGCCGGCGACGGCACGATCAAGATCGAGATGAACTTCCTGCCCGACGTGTACGTGCCGTGCGAGGTCTGCAAGGGCGCCCGCTACAACCGCGAGACGCTCGAGGTGCACTACAAGGGCAAGACGGTGTCCGACGTGCTGGACATGCCGATCGAGGAGGCGGCCGAGTTCTTCGAGCCGATCAAGGCGATCCACCGGCACCTGCAGACGCTCGTCGACGTCGGCCTCGGCTACGTGCGCCTCGGCCAGCCCGCGCCGACCCTGTCGGGCGGCGAGGCGCAGCGTGTGAAGCTTGCGAGCGAGCTGCAGAAGCGCTCGACCGGCAAGACGGTGTACATCCTCGACGAGCCGACCACTGGCCTGCACTTCGAGGACATCAGCAAGCTGATCGGCGTGATCAACGGGCTGGTGGACAAGGGCAACACGGTGATCGTGATCGAGCACAACCTCGACGTGATCAAGACGTCCGACTGGATCATCGACATGGGCCCGGAGGGCGGTTCCGGCGGCGGCATGATCGTCGCGGAGGGCACGCCCGAGCACATCGCGGCGGTGCCGGAGAGCTACACCGGCGAGTTCCTCGGCCACGTCCTCAACCCGGCCTGA
- a CDS encoding fibronectin type III domain-containing protein → MPVKTRLALAALAVLVAAGCSAAPAAAPAPPPQGLTATLTTPTDIDLRWPAGDPAAAGHLLEYANSADGPWTALQYVPRSQTAYRHPDLIPETPFYYRVRDFYGPVSAVVQPGSDDRPGSAGHATPPAAAVPVRTPGDAAAPADVTVVPAEDASVHFTWADRSSDEAGFLVEIRKPGVADFVPVEITDPDTTTCALSLLPDEQGPAFRVRALYYGPLSPVVDRTTGKD, encoded by the coding sequence GTGCCCGTGAAAACCCGCCTCGCGCTCGCGGCGCTGGCCGTGCTGGTCGCCGCCGGCTGCTCCGCGGCCCCGGCCGCCGCTCCGGCGCCACCGCCCCAGGGCCTCACGGCGACGCTCACGACGCCGACGGACATCGACCTGCGCTGGCCCGCGGGCGACCCCGCCGCGGCCGGGCACCTGCTCGAATACGCGAACTCCGCCGACGGCCCGTGGACGGCGCTGCAGTACGTCCCGCGCTCGCAGACCGCCTACCGGCACCCGGACCTGATCCCGGAGACACCGTTCTACTACCGCGTGCGGGACTTCTACGGTCCCGTGTCGGCGGTCGTGCAGCCTGGCTCCGATGACCGGCCCGGCTCCGCGGGGCACGCCACTCCCCCGGCCGCGGCCGTGCCGGTGCGGACGCCGGGGGACGCCGCTGCTCCGGCCGACGTCACCGTGGTCCCGGCCGAGGACGCGTCCGTGCACTTCACCTGGGCGGACCGCTCAAGCGACGAGGCGGGGTTCCTCGTGGAGATCCGCAAACCGGGCGTGGCGGACTTCGTCCCGGTCGAGATCACCGACCCCGACACGACGACCTGCGCGCTGTCGCTGCTGCCCGACGAACAGGGCCCCGCCTTCCGCGTGCGCGCGCTGTACTACGGACCGCTCTCGCCGGTGGTCGACCGCACGACCGGCAAGGACTGA
- a CDS encoding acyltransferase — MPNTATPHHSTRRISWDLLRVIAIVSVVLGHVTHQGALLHGELTGYPFRVPAQFGAAGLMVISGYFVCVSVRKPDTGRWLWSRVARLVPAYLVAVLVTYVVTRYAAIRFSGLPVPDGFTGFLFGVPQGPPADPFPWYIPTWQDLLTNLGMIQAWDYYGFHYLDGSWWTLPVQLFAFCAAAWLFPRRWRTDRVMIGLVWVLMVAPAVVRFGIFDPGSTPIQVVNVFFGLGLQRTHLFAMGIALWLWSRKRLKSWHLGLLVAACIVVQDLHVFPFHRAMAQDPARWPSTIGFAVLLLVICLAARGSDWRFPGLARVAPALTWLAGISYGLYLVHQELGYVLARALLDIGVPGWLRLPAVLAGAVLAGWALTAWVERPLHRRLTARRAGKPAQEPAKAQVEEPEPVSVGGAS, encoded by the coding sequence GTGCCGAACACCGCGACACCGCACCACTCCACCCGACGGATCAGCTGGGACCTGCTCAGAGTCATCGCGATCGTTTCGGTCGTGCTCGGCCACGTCACGCACCAGGGCGCGCTGCTGCACGGCGAGCTCACCGGCTACCCGTTCCGTGTGCCCGCGCAGTTCGGGGCCGCGGGGCTGATGGTGATCTCCGGGTACTTCGTGTGTGTGAGCGTCCGCAAGCCGGACACGGGCCGGTGGCTGTGGAGCCGCGTCGCGCGGCTCGTGCCGGCGTACCTCGTCGCGGTGCTCGTCACCTACGTCGTCACGCGCTACGCCGCCATTCGCTTCAGCGGGTTGCCCGTGCCCGACGGCTTCACCGGCTTCCTGTTCGGCGTGCCGCAGGGCCCGCCGGCGGACCCGTTCCCGTGGTACATCCCGACCTGGCAGGACCTGCTCACGAACCTGGGGATGATCCAGGCGTGGGACTACTACGGGTTCCACTACCTCGACGGTTCGTGGTGGACGCTGCCGGTCCAGCTGTTCGCGTTCTGCGCCGCCGCGTGGTTGTTCCCGCGGCGGTGGCGCACCGATCGAGTGATGATCGGGCTCGTCTGGGTGTTGATGGTCGCGCCGGCGGTGGTCCGGTTCGGGATCTTCGACCCCGGCAGCACGCCGATCCAGGTCGTCAACGTCTTCTTCGGGCTCGGCCTGCAGCGCACACACCTGTTCGCCATGGGGATCGCGCTGTGGCTCTGGAGCCGGAAGCGGCTGAAGTCCTGGCACCTCGGACTGCTCGTCGCGGCCTGTATCGTGGTGCAGGACCTGCACGTCTTCCCGTTCCACCGGGCGATGGCCCAGGACCCCGCACGCTGGCCCTCCACGATCGGCTTCGCCGTGCTGCTGCTGGTGATCTGCCTCGCGGCACGCGGCTCCGACTGGCGGTTCCCGGGTCTCGCGCGGGTCGCCCCGGCGCTCACCTGGCTCGCCGGGATCTCGTATGGTCTCTACCTGGTGCACCAGGAACTGGGTTACGTCCTGGCGCGCGCCCTGCTGGACATCGGTGTCCCCGGCTGGCTGCGGCTCCCCGCGGTGCTGGCCGGCGCCGTGCTGGCCGGCTGGGCGCTCACCGCGTGGGTGGAACGGCCGCTGCACCGGCGCCTGACCGCCCGGCGGGCGGGCAAACCCGCCCAGGAACCCGCAAAAGCCCAGGTCGAAGAGCCGGAGCCCGTTTCTGTCGGTGGTGCGTCCTAG
- a CDS encoding SRPBCC family protein: MVGAEYRFSSTWWLPAAPARRVFDAVVDLEAYPSWWRDVRSVRRLDDDTAEVVCRSRLPYHLVIAMRREEEDPVTGHVRVGLSGDLEGFLAGALHVVGEGTRLEITQHVRASKPLLRKLDTVARPFFRANHAWMMRRGHRGLSAYLA, translated from the coding sequence GTGGTGGGAGCGGAGTACCGGTTCTCCAGCACTTGGTGGCTCCCGGCCGCCCCGGCCCGCCGGGTCTTCGACGCCGTCGTGGACCTCGAGGCGTACCCGAGCTGGTGGCGCGACGTGCGCTCGGTCCGCCGCCTCGACGACGACACCGCCGAGGTCGTCTGCCGCTCGCGCTTGCCCTACCACCTCGTGATCGCCATGCGCCGCGAGGAAGAGGATCCCGTCACGGGCCACGTCCGCGTCGGCCTGAGCGGCGATCTCGAAGGTTTCCTCGCCGGCGCGCTGCACGTCGTCGGCGAGGGCACGCGGCTGGAGATCACGCAGCACGTGCGGGCCAGCAAACCCTTGCTGCGCAAGCTGGACACGGTGGCCCGGCCGTTCTTCCGCGCCAACCACGCGTGGATGATGCGCCGGGGCCACCGCGGTCTGTCCGCCTACCTGGCCTGA
- a CDS encoding sigma-70 family RNA polymerase sigma factor, whose product MAIGRGRPKRAAAERLVEQLYAEHGRSLVAYATRLTGDRAAAEDVVQETLVRAWKHADDLSGDRQGSVRGWLLTVVRNLVTDRARARASRPPEVAEGPETLAAPVERDHAQGVVDSMTVLGALEGLSQEHRDVLVEIYYRGRSVAEAAEMLGVAPGTVKSRSYYALRALRAAMVSGGTEAVR is encoded by the coding sequence GTGGCGATCGGACGCGGGCGGCCGAAAAGGGCCGCCGCCGAGCGGCTCGTGGAGCAGCTCTACGCGGAACACGGCCGGAGCCTGGTGGCTTACGCGACCAGGCTCACGGGTGACCGTGCGGCCGCCGAGGACGTGGTCCAGGAGACGCTCGTGCGCGCCTGGAAACACGCCGACGACCTGAGCGGCGACCGCCAGGGGTCCGTGCGCGGCTGGCTGCTCACCGTGGTGCGCAACCTCGTCACGGACCGGGCGCGGGCTCGCGCTTCGCGGCCACCGGAGGTCGCCGAGGGCCCGGAGACGCTCGCGGCGCCGGTGGAACGCGACCACGCCCAGGGAGTGGTCGACTCGATGACGGTGCTGGGAGCCCTCGAAGGGTTGTCGCAAGAGCATCGCGACGTGCTCGTGGAGATCTACTATCGAGGGAGATCGGTGGCGGAGGCAGCCGAGATGCTGGGGGTCGCTCCCGGCACCGTGAAATCCCGGTCCTACTACGCGCTGCGCGCCCTGCGCGCGGCGATGGTGAGCGGTGGAACGGAGGCGGTGAGATGA
- a CDS encoding cytochrome P450, whose protein sequence is MTAIVTPQPPEYDEIDLSSRAFWSTRAADRERSFAALRQERPVSWHRPVEDALMEDPEDPGYWAVVRHADIVEVSRRNDVFVSGQGVMFENIPEEMLEASQSFLAMDPPRHTKIRKLVSAAFTPKQVRRIEEQIKANAADIVRELAEAGSGADFVRQCSGQLPIRTLSDMVGIPQAHRESVAHAADASVSWADPVYLAGRDPIDMIFEAQMTLHGVAFEMAEHRRAHPAEDLMTNLVQAEVDGERLTDEEIAAFFVLLSVAGNDTTRQTTSHTLRALTDFPEQREWLMADFDGRIGSALEEFVRWASPVMTFRRTAVADFELGGQRISTGEKVVMFYASGNFDPEVFDEPGRFDLSRSPNPHVSFGGGGAHFCLGNQVAKAQLRALFGELLRTLPTITAGEPDYLAGNFVHAVRAMPCHF, encoded by the coding sequence ATGACCGCCATCGTGACCCCGCAGCCGCCCGAGTACGACGAGATCGACCTTTCGTCGCGGGCCTTCTGGTCGACCCGCGCCGCCGACCGCGAGCGCAGTTTCGCGGCGCTGCGCCAGGAGCGTCCGGTGTCGTGGCACCGGCCGGTCGAGGACGCGCTGATGGAGGACCCCGAGGACCCCGGCTATTGGGCCGTGGTCCGCCACGCCGACATCGTCGAGGTGAGCCGCCGCAACGACGTGTTCGTGTCCGGCCAGGGCGTGATGTTCGAGAACATCCCCGAGGAGATGCTCGAGGCGTCGCAGTCGTTCCTGGCGATGGACCCGCCGCGGCACACGAAGATCCGCAAGCTCGTCAGCGCGGCGTTCACCCCGAAGCAGGTGCGCCGCATCGAGGAGCAGATCAAGGCCAACGCGGCCGACATCGTCCGTGAGCTGGCCGAGGCGGGCAGTGGCGCCGACTTCGTACGCCAGTGTTCCGGGCAGCTGCCGATCCGGACGTTGTCGGACATGGTCGGCATCCCCCAGGCCCACCGCGAGAGCGTGGCCCACGCCGCCGACGCGTCGGTGTCCTGGGCCGACCCGGTCTACCTGGCCGGGCGCGACCCGATCGACATGATCTTCGAGGCCCAGATGACGCTGCACGGCGTCGCGTTCGAGATGGCCGAGCACCGCCGCGCCCACCCGGCCGAGGACCTGATGACCAACCTCGTACAGGCCGAAGTGGACGGTGAGCGCCTCACCGACGAGGAGATCGCGGCGTTCTTCGTGCTGCTGTCGGTGGCCGGCAACGACACCACCCGCCAGACCACCAGCCACACCCTGCGCGCGCTCACCGACTTCCCGGAGCAGCGCGAGTGGCTGATGGCCGACTTCGACGGCCGCATCGGCAGCGCGCTCGAGGAGTTCGTCCGCTGGGCCTCGCCGGTGATGACCTTCCGCCGCACGGCCGTCGCGGATTTCGAGCTGGGCGGGCAGCGGATCAGCACCGGCGAGAAGGTGGTGATGTTCTACGCGTCCGGCAACTTCGACCCCGAGGTGTTCGACGAGCCGGGCCGCTTCGACTTGAGCCGCAGCCCCAACCCGCACGTGAGCTTCGGCGGGGGCGGCGCCCACTTCTGCCTGGGCAACCAGGTCGCCAAGGCTCAGCTGCGCGCCCTGTTCGGCGAGCTGCTGCGCACCCTGCCGACCATCACCGCCGGCGAGCCCGACTACCTGGCCGGCAACTTCGTGCACGCCGTGCGCGCCATGCCCTGTCACTTCTGA
- a CDS encoding MBL fold metallo-hydrolase — protein sequence MNIADTYTGHVEPGGDAARRTLDALTITKLSVGPMDNNAYLLVCRAENEALLIDAANDPERISDLIGHGPDRPALRTVVTTHQHQDHWQALGAVAGANGSNTAAHPLDASPLPVPPDFLVEHGDTLQVGQVTLEVIHLRGHTPGSIALLYRDPAGHPHLFTGDSLFPGGVGKTSSPEDFASLLDDVSARIFDELPDDTWFYPGHGDDSTLGAERPKLAEWRSRGW from the coding sequence GTGAACATCGCCGACACCTACACCGGGCACGTCGAACCGGGCGGCGACGCCGCCCGCCGCACGCTGGACGCGCTGACCATCACCAAGCTCTCCGTGGGGCCGATGGACAACAACGCGTACCTGCTCGTCTGCCGCGCCGAGAACGAGGCGCTGCTGATCGACGCCGCCAACGACCCCGAGCGCATCTCCGACCTCATCGGCCACGGCCCCGACCGGCCCGCGCTGCGCACCGTCGTGACCACCCACCAGCACCAGGACCACTGGCAGGCCCTGGGCGCCGTGGCGGGCGCCAACGGCTCGAACACCGCCGCGCACCCACTGGACGCCTCGCCGCTGCCCGTGCCGCCCGACTTCCTGGTCGAACACGGCGACACACTCCAGGTGGGCCAGGTCACGCTCGAAGTGATCCACCTGCGCGGCCACACCCCGGGGTCGATCGCCTTGCTGTACCGCGACCCGGCCGGGCACCCGCACCTGTTCACGGGTGACTCGCTGTTCCCGGGCGGCGTGGGGAAGACGTCGTCGCCGGAGGACTTCGCGTCGCTGCTGGACGATGTTTCGGCGCGGATCTTCGACGAGCTGCCGGACGACACGTGGTTCTACCCGGGGCACGGGGATGACTCGACGTTGGGGGCTGAGCGGCCGAAGCTCGCGGAGTGGCGTTCGCGCGGCTGGTGA
- a CDS encoding MFS transporter: protein MPEVRRRAVALVVLCAASLMVVLDGTIVAVALPSIQAELGFTSAGLAWVVNAYLVAFGGLLLLSGRLGDLLGRRRVFLAGLVVFTASSLLAGLSTDAAVLVAARFVQGIGGALASAVVLGMIVTMYPEPRAQARSIGVFSFTQASGASIGLIAGGALTQALDWHWTFYVNLPIGIAALVLAPLVVDADRGRGLRTGIDALGAVLVTGGVMLLVYGIVETGAALPLAGAALLLVAFVVRQARARTPLLPLRLFRVRAISGANVTMVFMVAGMMGFQFVTALYLQKVLGLDALATGLAFLPAPVMIAVFSLGISAKLSARFTPGAVLLGGLVVVVIAFALLTTVPTDGSYFLHVFPALVLMGSGAGAAIPAVMGLAMSGTDPADAGVASGLITTTQQVGAAIGTAVLATAAAARTAGLASEGARAALPSGYRLAYGLSAGFVALAAAAAIVLVRRPRPAAEPELCVAGQAR, encoded by the coding sequence ATGCCGGAAGTCCGTCGCCGGGCCGTCGCGCTGGTGGTGCTGTGCGCGGCCTCGCTCATGGTGGTGCTCGACGGGACCATCGTCGCCGTCGCGCTGCCCTCGATCCAGGCCGAGCTTGGCTTCACGTCCGCGGGGCTGGCCTGGGTCGTCAACGCCTACCTCGTCGCGTTCGGCGGGCTGCTCCTGCTCTCGGGCCGGCTCGGTGACCTACTGGGCCGGCGGCGGGTGTTCCTCGCCGGGCTCGTCGTCTTCACCGCGTCGTCGCTCCTGGCCGGGCTCTCGACCGACGCGGCGGTACTGGTGGCCGCCCGGTTCGTGCAGGGCATCGGCGGCGCGCTCGCGTCGGCCGTGGTGCTGGGCATGATCGTGACGATGTACCCCGAACCCCGTGCGCAGGCCCGCTCGATCGGCGTCTTCAGCTTCACGCAGGCCTCGGGCGCGTCGATCGGGCTCATCGCCGGCGGCGCGCTCACGCAGGCGCTCGACTGGCACTGGACCTTCTACGTGAACCTGCCGATCGGCATCGCCGCGCTGGTGCTGGCGCCGCTGGTCGTGGACGCCGATCGCGGCCGGGGGCTGCGCACGGGCATCGACGCGCTGGGCGCGGTGCTCGTGACGGGCGGCGTAATGCTGCTGGTGTACGGGATCGTCGAGACCGGCGCCGCGCTTCCGTTGGCGGGCGCGGCTTTGCTGCTCGTCGCATTCGTCGTCCGGCAGGCTCGCGCGCGGACTCCGTTGCTGCCGCTGCGGCTGTTCCGCGTTCGCGCGATCAGCGGCGCCAACGTCACGATGGTGTTCATGGTCGCCGGCATGATGGGCTTCCAGTTCGTGACGGCGCTGTACCTGCAGAAGGTGCTCGGGCTCGACGCGCTCGCCACCGGGCTCGCGTTCCTGCCGGCGCCGGTGATGATCGCGGTGTTCTCGCTGGGGATCTCGGCGAAGCTCAGCGCGCGCTTCACGCCGGGCGCGGTGCTGCTGGGCGGGCTCGTGGTGGTCGTGATCGCCTTCGCGTTGCTCACCACCGTGCCCACGGACGGCAGCTACTTCCTGCACGTGTTCCCGGCGCTGGTGCTCATGGGTTCCGGTGCGGGCGCGGCCATCCCGGCGGTGATGGGGCTGGCGATGTCCGGGACCGACCCGGCCGACGCGGGGGTGGCGTCAGGCCTGATCACCACCACGCAGCAGGTCGGCGCGGCCATCGGCACCGCGGTACTCGCGACGGCCGCGGCGGCGCGCACGGCAGGGCTGGCGTCGGAGGGGGCCCGCGCTGCACTCCCTTCGGGTTACCGGCTCGCGTACGGGCTGAGCGCGGGCTTCGTGGCACTCGCGGCGGCGGCGGCGATCGTGCTGGTGCGCCGCCCGCGCCCGGCCGCGGAGCCCGAGCTGTGCGTGGCGGGTCAGGCCAGGTAG
- a CDS encoding anti-sigma factor gives MSAVEQEHAQLGAYVLGALDPAEAVEFERHLATCAQCRFELKDFGALREALDEVPPEAFLDGPPEGGDLLLQRTLRRIRAEEEQSAPTPSTAAPSRAGSRRGLAIAAAAVVAAVALGGGVFIGRQTAPEPAQQVAVPGTRDVAATNAATGASLTASVIPAAGWVKVHVAVKGIPAGEKCKLVVTDKTGAKWDAGSWLVSEKWSTQGFGLDGSALVAPADVASVGIVTLDGRDLVSAQV, from the coding sequence ATGAGCGCGGTCGAGCAGGAGCACGCGCAGCTCGGCGCCTACGTCCTCGGCGCGCTGGACCCGGCCGAGGCGGTCGAGTTCGAACGCCACCTGGCCACGTGCGCGCAGTGCCGCTTCGAGCTCAAGGACTTCGGCGCCCTGCGGGAGGCACTCGACGAGGTGCCGCCCGAGGCGTTCCTCGACGGCCCGCCCGAGGGCGGTGACCTGTTGCTGCAGCGCACGCTGCGCCGGATCCGGGCCGAGGAGGAGCAGTCCGCCCCCACCCCATCCACCGCGGCACCGAGCCGCGCCGGTTCACGCCGGGGGCTCGCGATCGCGGCCGCGGCGGTCGTCGCCGCGGTGGCGCTCGGCGGCGGGGTCTTCATCGGCCGTCAGACGGCGCCCGAGCCCGCCCAGCAGGTGGCCGTGCCCGGCACCCGAGACGTGGCCGCCACCAACGCGGCGACGGGCGCGAGCCTCACCGCGTCGGTGATCCCGGCGGCCGGCTGGGTCAAGGTGCACGTGGCCGTGAAGGGGATCCCCGCGGGCGAGAAGTGCAAGCTCGTGGTCACGGACAAGACCGGCGCGAAGTGGGACGCCGGCAGCTGGCTCGTGTCGGAGAAGTGGAGCACGCAGGGCTTCGGCCTCGACGGTTCGGCGCTGGTCGCGCCGGCGGACGTCGCCTCGGTCGGCATCGTCACCCTCGACGGCCGGGACCTGGTCTCGGCGCAGGTGTAG
- a CDS encoding SCP2 sterol-binding domain-containing protein, whose translation MPAFSKPEEIYQYIGGIFETAFADADLAAKLAGTGLVLKMVCTNPESALLIDTQNRRVVGDAFDAPADATMTMDSEVANGYWQGKVNLTFAMARGKVKVDGPVSKLIKLAPLSKRLFPVYVEKLRADGREDLIVD comes from the coding sequence ATGCCCGCGTTCAGCAAGCCCGAAGAGATCTACCAGTACATCGGCGGCATCTTCGAGACCGCGTTCGCCGACGCCGACCTCGCCGCCAAGCTCGCCGGCACCGGACTGGTGCTGAAGATGGTGTGCACCAACCCGGAGTCCGCGCTGCTGATCGACACGCAGAACCGCCGTGTGGTCGGCGACGCGTTCGACGCCCCGGCCGACGCGACCATGACGATGGACAGCGAGGTCGCCAACGGCTACTGGCAGGGCAAGGTGAACCTCACGTTCGCCATGGCCCGCGGCAAGGTCAAAGTGGACGGTCCGGTGTCGAAGCTGATCAAGCTCGCCCCGCTGTCGAAGAGGCTCTTCCCCGTGTACGTCGAAAAGCTGCGCGCCGACGGGCGCGAGGACCTGATCGTCGACTGA